In a single window of the Mucilaginibacter defluvii genome:
- a CDS encoding FUSC family protein, with translation MEFSLSNPINDSQQREVKSFFYSQYFSDGLRYTAGILLPSLLFLQFDMLDTGFTLSLGALCLSVIDSPGPVVHKRNAMAIGNVCLFLVSLITGFARLNIVTLGVEITLFSFIFSLLIVYGNRAASVGTASILAMVFMMGKNIPPDQILPVSLTLLAGGIWYTLFSLLFFRIRPYRAAQQILGESIGDIAKFLRIKADFYDVNTDIDENYRKLVAQQVHVSTHQDAVREILFKSRVTVKESTNASRILVLTFVDLVDMFEQVMATHYDYGHIRESFKDSEVLPLINKIIYKMADEVDNVAFMVLSNLRTKRVLDLSKDLEQIKLKIDEAGVKQGSASNLVLKKILINLRDLNQKIHNIYDYYNSSSSRLLFEKKGKIEYSKFVTHQDYAPHILFDNLSFKSTSFKHALRVSLVCLIGFLVAKFFAPSHHSYWILLTIIVILKPGFSLSKERNYHRLIGTIVGGLIGVLILGLISNNNVLFGIMVVLMIGTYSFARLNYIVSVIFMTPFVLIMLKFIGIGGYDVVQERIVDTVIGSAIAFLASYFIFPSWEFEQIKENLRDVIHANANYLAKIGYSIAGNNLDVTEYKLARKDVFVQSANLSAAFQRMTSEPKSKQVKIKDVHKFVVLNHILSSYIATIAAGMVGKPALRAYPTALRSVKKSIALLNDASAKMFGASTEFKVEKHLTEDSAEQITPNADDNLLKEQLDFINKICSDIIKITDSILQ, from the coding sequence GTGGAATTCTCCCTATCTAATCCCATCAATGATTCGCAGCAACGAGAGGTAAAAAGTTTTTTTTACAGCCAGTATTTTTCTGACGGATTGCGTTACACGGCGGGCATACTTTTACCGTCACTACTGTTCCTGCAATTTGATATGCTTGATACGGGTTTTACACTCTCCCTCGGAGCATTGTGTTTATCGGTGATTGATAGCCCGGGACCGGTTGTGCATAAGCGCAATGCCATGGCTATAGGTAACGTATGCCTTTTCCTGGTATCGCTGATAACGGGTTTTGCCCGGCTAAACATCGTTACGCTTGGTGTAGAGATTACCTTGTTCAGTTTCATATTTTCGTTATTGATTGTGTATGGTAACAGGGCGGCGTCTGTTGGTACCGCCTCTATACTAGCCATGGTGTTTATGATGGGCAAAAACATCCCGCCCGATCAGATTTTACCCGTGAGCCTTACGCTGCTTGCCGGTGGTATATGGTATACGCTCTTCAGCTTATTATTTTTTAGGATACGCCCTTACCGCGCAGCACAGCAAATACTGGGTGAAAGCATTGGCGATATAGCCAAATTCCTGCGTATAAAGGCCGATTTTTATGATGTAAACACGGACATCGATGAAAATTACAGAAAGCTGGTAGCGCAACAAGTACATGTAAGCACACATCAGGATGCTGTACGCGAAATATTGTTTAAAAGCCGGGTTACGGTAAAGGAATCAACCAATGCCAGCCGGATATTAGTGCTGACCTTTGTTGATTTGGTGGATATGTTTGAACAGGTTATGGCCACCCACTACGATTATGGGCATATACGTGAAAGTTTTAAGGATAGTGAGGTGTTGCCGTTGATCAATAAGATCATTTATAAAATGGCCGATGAGGTAGATAACGTGGCCTTTATGGTGCTATCAAACCTGCGCACCAAGCGTGTACTCGATTTGAGTAAGGATCTTGAACAAATAAAACTCAAGATAGATGAAGCCGGCGTTAAACAAGGCAGCGCCAGCAATCTCGTACTTAAAAAGATACTCATCAACCTGCGCGATCTGAACCAGAAAATCCATAACATATACGATTATTACAATTCCAGTTCATCAAGGTTGTTATTTGAAAAGAAGGGTAAGATTGAGTATTCGAAATTTGTTACCCACCAGGACTACGCACCGCACATCCTGTTTGATAATTTAAGCTTTAAATCAACCTCGTTTAAACATGCTTTACGGGTTTCATTAGTTTGCCTGATAGGATTTTTGGTTGCCAAATTTTTTGCGCCAAGCCACCATAGCTACTGGATTTTATTGACCATCATTGTGATACTTAAACCCGGCTTTAGCTTATCAAAAGAGCGTAACTATCACAGGCTCATAGGCACCATTGTTGGCGGATTGATTGGTGTACTTATACTTGGGCTGATATCCAATAACAACGTATTGTTCGGTATCATGGTTGTGCTGATGATTGGTACCTATAGCTTCGCGCGCCTCAATTACATCGTGAGTGTAATTTTTATGACACCATTTGTACTGATCATGCTCAAATTCATTGGCATTGGCGGCTACGATGTGGTGCAGGAACGTATAGTTGATACAGTAATTGGTTCGGCAATTGCGTTTTTGGCCAGTTATTTTATATTTCCGTCGTGGGAGTTTGAGCAGATCAAAGAAAACCTGCGCGATGTTATCCACGCCAATGCCAATTACCTGGCAAAAATTGGCTACAGCATAGCGGGCAACAACCTTGATGTTACCGAATATAAACTTGCCCGTAAGGATGTGTTCGTTCAATCAGCCAACTTATCAGCCGCCTTTCAGCGCATGACCTCGGAGCCAAAAAGCAAACAGGTAAAAATTAAGGATGTACACAAGTTTGTGGTATTGAATCACATCCTGTCATCATACATCGCTACTATTGCCGCGGGTATGGTAGGTAAACCGGCTCTCCGCGCTTACCCTACAGCGTTGCGGTCCGTAAAAAAGAGTATCGCCCTGCTGAATGATGCGAGCGCAAAAATGTTCGGCGCAAGCACAGAATTTAAAGTAGAAAAACATTTAACCGAGGACAGCGCCGAACAAATCACGCCAAATGCGGATGATAACTTATTAAAAGAGCAACTCGACTTTATTAATAAAATCTGCAGTGATATTATCAAGATAACCGACAGTATATTACAATAG
- a CDS encoding PhoH family protein has protein sequence MTKAGRSKPASQKKIFVLDTSVILYDHNALESFEEHDVAIPVQVLEELDNKKNGNDTRNFEARSFLRLIDDVSRDNLLNEWTPLKKKGLGCFKVIMDAKASKDAEEIFGSEKTDHRILNAALSIQEEYPLKKVVLVSKDICLRLKAKSLNINAEDYETGKIKNVGELYTGVTQVDKTTEKFIGQLNKQLTLSNGMLTDGAYKSNHFYIFNSKKTSTPAFYNANSLQLEKVTEQPVLNIFPRNTEQALAIHALLHPDIKLVSIQGNAGTGKTLLALASALEQRKFYRQIYVTRPIVPLSNKDIGFLPGDVKSKIDPYMAPIWDNLKFIKDQFAGDEKMQSKIDELVSNDKITITPLAFIRGRTLSKIFFIVDEAQNLTPHEVKTIISRAGEHSKFVFTGDIYQIDTPYLDAESNGLSYLIDKAKDHPLYAHITLQKGERSELANLATQLL, from the coding sequence ATGACAAAGGCAGGCAGGAGCAAACCGGCTTCTCAAAAAAAGATATTTGTACTGGATACTTCGGTTATATTGTATGATCATAACGCTTTAGAAAGTTTTGAAGAGCATGATGTTGCCATACCGGTTCAGGTGCTTGAGGAGCTTGATAACAAAAAGAACGGTAACGATACACGCAATTTCGAAGCGCGCAGCTTTTTGCGGCTGATCGATGATGTATCGCGTGATAACCTTTTGAACGAGTGGACGCCTTTAAAGAAAAAAGGCCTGGGTTGCTTTAAGGTAATTATGGACGCTAAGGCCTCGAAGGATGCCGAAGAGATATTCGGTTCTGAAAAAACGGATCACCGGATACTCAATGCTGCTTTAAGCATTCAGGAAGAATATCCGCTAAAGAAGGTAGTGCTGGTATCAAAGGATATATGCCTTCGCCTTAAAGCCAAATCGCTTAACATTAATGCAGAGGACTACGAGACCGGTAAAATAAAAAACGTTGGTGAACTATACACCGGTGTTACCCAGGTTGATAAAACTACCGAAAAGTTTATCGGCCAGCTTAATAAGCAGCTAACATTATCAAACGGAATGCTTACTGATGGCGCTTATAAAAGCAATCACTTTTACATATTCAATAGTAAAAAAACATCCACACCGGCTTTTTACAACGCCAACTCACTGCAGTTAGAGAAGGTGACCGAGCAGCCGGTGCTTAACATATTTCCACGCAATACAGAGCAGGCTTTGGCCATACATGCTTTGTTGCACCCGGATATTAAATTAGTATCTATACAAGGTAATGCAGGCACCGGTAAAACACTGCTTGCTTTGGCCAGCGCGCTTGAACAGCGTAAATTTTACCGGCAGATATATGTTACCCGGCCAATAGTACCGCTTAGCAATAAAGATATTGGCTTTTTACCGGGCGATGTAAAATCGAAAATTGACCCGTACATGGCTCCGATATGGGATAACCTGAAATTTATCAAAGATCAGTTTGCCGGCGATGAAAAAATGCAGTCGAAGATAGATGAACTGGTAAGTAATGATAAAATAACCATTACGCCGCTTGCCTTTATACGGGGGCGTACTTTGAGCAAGATATTTTTTATTGTTGATGAAGCGCAAAACCTTACGCCGCACGAGGTAAAAACCATTATTTCAAGGGCAGGCGAGCATAGCAAGTTTGTATTTACCGGCGATATTTACCAGATAGATACGCCTTACCTTGATGCGGAAAGTAACGGCCTGTCATACCTTATCGATAAAGCTAAAGATCATCCGCTTTATGCGCACATAACCCTGCAAAAAGGGGAGCGCAGCGAGCTGGCTAACCTGGCTACACAGCTATTGTAA
- a CDS encoding bifunctional nuclease family protein, whose protein sequence is MKKIELDIVGLSYSQTQSGAYALVLGEINGRRRLPIIIGSFEAQAIAIEIEKMTPSRPLTHDLFKTFAQSFNIGVQEVIIYNLVDGIFYAKLICSDGKRTMEIDARTSDAIAISVRFSCPIYTYEFILSTAGIVIEGNEFVYLENLNEATEDKPSVSASTGNYASLSEDELRTRLQEALNDEAYEKAAKLRDELNRRKSS, encoded by the coding sequence ATGAAAAAAATTGAGCTGGATATTGTTGGGCTTTCATATAGCCAAACACAATCCGGCGCTTACGCCCTTGTTTTGGGCGAGATAAATGGCAGGCGCAGGCTGCCGATAATTATAGGCAGCTTTGAAGCGCAGGCAATCGCTATTGAGATTGAAAAGATGACTCCCAGTCGTCCGCTTACGCACGATCTGTTTAAAACCTTTGCGCAATCTTTTAATATAGGCGTACAGGAAGTAATTATCTACAACCTGGTTGATGGTATATTTTATGCCAAACTGATTTGCAGCGATGGTAAACGCACTATGGAGATTGACGCCCGCACGTCTGATGCTATTGCCATCTCTGTAAGGTTCAGCTGCCCTATTTATACTTACGAGTTTATACTGTCGACCGCAGGTATTGTTATAGAGGGCAACGAGTTTGTTTACCTCGAAAACCTGAACGAAGCTACCGAAGACAAGCCAAGTGTTTCTGCCTCCACGGGTAATTACGCTTCATTAAGTGAGGATGAATTACGCACCCGCCTGCAGGAAGCATTGAACGATGAAGCGTATGAAAAGGCGGCCAAATTGCGCGATGAACTCAATCGCCGTAAGTCATCCTGA
- a CDS encoding DUF3820 family protein has product MENIVPDKEVLINAVTLKMPFGKYKGTLLCDLPVYYLEWLHNKGFPAGKLGMALSTVFEIKTNGVTGLLLQVKQYVQQQKSDR; this is encoded by the coding sequence GTGGAGAATATAGTACCCGATAAAGAGGTTTTGATAAACGCGGTAACCCTTAAAATGCCTTTCGGAAAATATAAAGGTACCTTGTTATGCGATTTGCCGGTTTACTACCTGGAATGGTTGCATAATAAGGGGTTTCCGGCGGGTAAGCTCGGTATGGCCCTTTCAACCGTTTTTGAGATAAAAACAAATGGTGTTACCGGCCTGCTTCTGCAGGTTAAGCAATATGTACAGCAACAAAAAAGCGACAGGTAA
- a CDS encoding aldo/keto reductase, translating to MEDRKIGKSGLTVKPFAFGGNVFGWTADEKRSFELLDAFVDKDFNLVDTADVYSYWVPGNRGGESEIIIGNWLKKTGKRDKIVLATKVGKPMGEGMKGLSKKYINRAVEASLKRLQTDYIDLYQSHDDDKDTPLAETMQAFDQLIKEGKVRAIGASNFKANRLAEAIKVSEDNGFAAYQSLQPEYNLYDREGFEAELQKLCLEKDLGVITYYSLASGFLTGKYRSADDLNKSQRGGGIKKYLDNRGQNILKALDEVAAKHNVPLATVSVAWLIAQPGITAPIASATSVAQLTDIAKAAEIKLSKDDIDLLSHASEY from the coding sequence ATGGAAGACAGAAAGATAGGAAAATCCGGGTTGACTGTAAAACCCTTTGCCTTCGGCGGAAATGTTTTTGGCTGGACGGCCGATGAAAAACGATCCTTTGAATTATTGGATGCTTTTGTGGATAAGGATTTTAATTTGGTTGATACCGCCGATGTTTACTCTTATTGGGTGCCTGGTAATAGAGGTGGTGAATCAGAGATTATCATCGGTAATTGGTTAAAAAAAACCGGAAAGCGGGATAAAATAGTGTTGGCTACTAAAGTAGGCAAGCCTATGGGCGAAGGCATGAAAGGCTTATCTAAAAAGTATATCAACCGGGCCGTTGAAGCGTCCTTAAAGCGTTTACAGACGGATTATATCGATCTATATCAATCTCATGATGATGATAAAGACACACCTCTGGCGGAAACCATGCAGGCGTTCGATCAACTGATAAAAGAGGGGAAAGTACGTGCCATTGGTGCATCAAACTTTAAAGCCAACCGCCTGGCTGAAGCTATAAAAGTAAGTGAAGATAATGGTTTCGCCGCCTACCAAAGCCTGCAACCGGAGTATAACCTGTATGATCGTGAAGGCTTTGAAGCAGAATTGCAAAAACTTTGTTTAGAAAAGGATTTGGGTGTGATAACCTATTACTCATTAGCCAGCGGATTTTTAACCGGCAAATACCGCTCAGCGGATGACCTTAATAAAAGTCAGCGAGGCGGTGGCATCAAAAAATACCTGGATAATCGTGGTCAGAACATACTTAAGGCTTTGGATGAAGTTGCCGCAAAACATAACGTGCCGCTGGCAACCGTATCTGTAGCTTGGCTGATAGCGCAACCAGGCATAACCGCCCCCATTGCCAGCGCCACCAGTGTTGCGCAGTTGACCGATATTGCAAAGGCTGCCGAAATCAAATTATCTAAAGATGATATTGATTTGCTGAGCCATGCAAGCGAATATTAA
- a CDS encoding sigma-54 dependent transcriptional regulator, with product MAKILIIDDERAIRSTLREILEYEDYQVEDVDNGVDGLDMIQNNDYDLVLCDIKMNRMDGMEVLQEGLSIKPDLPFIMISGHGTVETAVEASKKGAFDFISKPPDLNRLLITVRNALDRGSLVVETKTLKRKVSKVRPILGESQGILKIKETIERVGPTDARVLVTGANGSGKELVARWLHEKSNRANAPLIEVNCAAIPSELIESELFGHEKGSFTSAIKQRIGKFESASGGTLFLDEIGDMSHSAQAKVLRALQENKITRVGGEKEIDVDVRVIAATNKDLLKEIEAGNFRMDLYHRLSVILIHVPPLIERKDDIPLLTQSFLDEICGEYGMPTKRISEGALEALKSLPWTGNIRELRNMVERLIIMSDKMITDNDVRSFANPSAPATPVNGAQPAAPQTDFNQFKNFQEYKDFAEREFIKFKLEKNNWNVSKTADDIDIQRSHLYSKIEKYGLKRGE from the coding sequence ATGGCTAAAATTTTAATTATTGACGACGAGCGGGCAATCCGCAGCACCCTACGCGAAATTCTGGAATATGAAGATTATCAGGTTGAGGATGTAGATAACGGCGTTGACGGACTGGATATGATCCAGAACAACGATTACGACCTTGTGCTTTGCGACATCAAAATGAACCGTATGGATGGCATGGAGGTGTTGCAGGAAGGTTTGAGCATTAAGCCCGACCTGCCGTTTATCATGATATCAGGCCACGGCACCGTTGAAACAGCCGTTGAAGCCAGCAAAAAAGGAGCGTTTGACTTTATATCCAAACCACCTGATCTGAACAGACTGCTGATAACAGTACGCAACGCGCTTGATCGTGGTAGCTTAGTTGTTGAAACCAAAACCTTAAAACGCAAAGTATCAAAGGTTCGCCCTATACTTGGCGAATCGCAGGGAATATTAAAAATAAAGGAAACCATTGAGCGCGTAGGCCCCACAGATGCCCGTGTACTGGTTACTGGTGCAAATGGTAGCGGTAAGGAACTTGTTGCGCGTTGGCTGCACGAAAAATCAAACCGTGCCAATGCACCGCTAATCGAGGTTAACTGCGCGGCTATCCCTTCTGAATTGATCGAAAGTGAACTCTTCGGTCACGAAAAAGGCTCATTTACATCGGCCATTAAACAGCGTATTGGTAAGTTTGAATCAGCAAGTGGCGGCACTTTGTTTTTGGATGAAATTGGGGATATGAGCCATTCTGCCCAGGCAAAAGTTCTGCGTGCCCTTCAGGAAAATAAAATAACGCGTGTTGGCGGCGAGAAGGAAATAGATGTTGACGTGCGCGTTATCGCTGCAACTAATAAAGATCTGCTTAAAGAGATTGAAGCCGGTAATTTCCGTATGGACTTATACCACCGCTTAAGTGTTATATTGATACACGTACCACCGCTGATTGAGCGTAAGGATGATATTCCGCTACTTACACAGAGCTTTTTGGACGAAATATGCGGCGAGTACGGCATGCCTACCAAACGAATTTCTGAAGGCGCGCTGGAGGCTTTAAAATCTCTACCCTGGACGGGTAACATTCGCGAGTTGCGTAACATGGTAGAGCGATTGATCATCATGAGCGATAAAATGATCACCGACAATGATGTACGATCGTTTGCTAACCCGTCAGCACCTGCAACTCCGGTTAACGGCGCGCAGCCGGCGGCCCCGCAAACAGACTTTAACCAGTTCAAAAATTTTCAGGAGTATAAAGATTTTGCTGAACGTGAGTTTATTAAATTCAAACTGGAGAAAAATAACTGGAACGTATCAAAAACAGCCGACGACATTGATATTCAACGCAGCCACCTTTATAGTAAGATAGAGAAATACGGCTTAAAGCGTGGGGAATAA
- a CDS encoding nucleoside permease, whose protein sequence is MNIKLRLILMNFMQFFIWGAWLLTIGAYWFQNKQWSGAQFGAIFSTMGISAIFMPALTGIISDRYINAEKLYGIMHIGGACVLFCLPMVSNPITFFWVMLINMFFYMPTLSLSITVAYSALKNEGKDVVKDYPPIRFWGTVGFIAALWTVSISKNETSANQFYIAGGVALALGLYAFTLPKARPMLNKATGVLASGSLGLNAFKLLRDPRFAIFFAFSLLLGAALQLTNAYGDTYIHGFAEVETYKNTWAVKYPAIIMSISQFSETGFILAIPFFLRKFGIKYVMLFSMLAWVLRFGLFAFGNPADGLWMIILSCIVYGMAFDFFNISGSLFVETQTTPEIRGSAQGLFMMMVNGFGAVFGSLASGFLIDEFFTNPDNTRDWHGIWLTFAGYALVIAIIFPFVFKYKHNAALKHAIEHV, encoded by the coding sequence ATGAATATTAAGTTACGCTTAATACTAATGAACTTTATGCAGTTTTTTATTTGGGGAGCCTGGTTGCTCACCATTGGTGCATACTGGTTTCAAAACAAACAGTGGTCGGGCGCGCAATTTGGCGCTATCTTTTCTACTATGGGTATATCTGCCATTTTTATGCCGGCGCTAACCGGGATAATTTCCGACAGGTATATCAACGCCGAAAAATTATACGGCATAATGCATATAGGCGGCGCATGTGTTTTATTCTGCCTGCCCATGGTTAGCAACCCCATTACATTTTTTTGGGTGATGCTAATTAACATGTTTTTTTACATGCCTACCCTTTCACTATCTATAACCGTTGCTTACTCTGCACTTAAAAATGAAGGTAAGGATGTCGTTAAGGACTACCCTCCTATCCGTTTTTGGGGGACAGTTGGCTTTATAGCGGCGTTATGGACGGTAAGCATCAGTAAAAACGAAACGTCAGCTAATCAGTTCTATATCGCCGGAGGTGTTGCTCTTGCATTAGGTTTATACGCCTTTACGCTGCCTAAAGCAAGGCCAATGCTCAATAAAGCTACAGGCGTGCTGGCTTCGGGCAGTTTAGGTTTAAACGCTTTTAAGTTACTTCGAGATCCGCGTTTCGCTATATTCTTTGCCTTTTCCCTATTGCTTGGTGCCGCATTGCAGCTCACCAATGCATACGGCGATACCTATATTCATGGCTTTGCCGAAGTAGAAACATATAAGAATACCTGGGCGGTAAAATATCCGGCTATCATTATGTCGATATCCCAGTTTTCTGAAACGGGCTTTATCCTGGCGATACCCTTCTTTCTACGTAAGTTCGGCATTAAGTACGTGATGTTATTTAGCATGCTGGCCTGGGTGTTACGCTTCGGCTTGTTTGCTTTTGGCAATCCTGCCGACGGATTGTGGATGATCATCCTGTCGTGCATTGTTTACGGCATGGCTTTCGATTTTTTCAACATCTCCGGCTCGCTATTCGTTGAAACACAAACTACTCCTGAGATACGCGGCAGCGCGCAGGGTTTATTCATGATGATGGTAAACGGCTTCGGTGCCGTGTTCGGCAGTTTAGCCAGCGGTTTTCTGATCGATGAGTTTTTCACCAACCCCGATAATACTAGAGATTGGCATGGCATATGGCTAACCTTTGCAGGCTATGCACTGGTTATCGCTATCATATTTCCATTCGTTTTCAAATATAAACATAACGCCGCGCTCAAGCATGCTATTGAGCATGTGTGA
- a CDS encoding MBL fold metallo-hydrolase has product MRKKTNYFQVAQNVWGMKITFVNVYMIANRRGAGKGWVLVDAGLRGTARRIIAMAESIFGPGTKPAAIVLTHGHFDHVGALEELLKYWDVPVYAHPLELPYLTGQSSYPPADPGVGGGLMSLISWAYPTKPINLGSRVIPIDKYEGIPELPEWKVIHTPGHTPGHISLFLPLNTTLIAGDAFTTTQNESVVNALNFNKKLSGPPMYMTTDWHAAEKSVRKLAALQPRIAGTGHGFVMRGKELQTTLNYLANNFRQLAVPKHGRYVKRAAMADETGVKYVPSYTETPNLKLKAAAVALGAAAVAFLVTKAVAKR; this is encoded by the coding sequence ATGAGAAAAAAGACAAATTATTTTCAGGTTGCCCAAAACGTGTGGGGGATGAAAATCACCTTTGTTAATGTTTACATGATAGCGAACAGGAGGGGAGCAGGTAAGGGTTGGGTATTGGTTGATGCCGGTTTGCGTGGTACCGCCAGGAGAATAATTGCCATGGCCGAAAGTATTTTTGGGCCGGGTACCAAACCTGCGGCTATTGTGCTTACACACGGGCATTTTGATCACGTTGGAGCGCTTGAAGAGCTTTTAAAATATTGGGATGTACCCGTTTACGCGCACCCGCTTGAGTTGCCTTATTTAACAGGTCAATCATCATATCCGCCCGCTGATCCGGGTGTAGGGGGTGGTTTAATGAGTTTGATATCCTGGGCTTATCCAACAAAGCCTATCAATTTAGGCAGCCGCGTAATACCCATTGATAAATATGAAGGTATACCTGAGTTGCCGGAATGGAAAGTGATTCATACGCCTGGCCATACGCCGGGACATATTTCACTGTTTTTGCCATTAAATACTACGCTGATTGCCGGAGACGCGTTTACTACTACTCAAAATGAGTCCGTAGTAAACGCATTGAATTTCAATAAAAAGCTTTCGGGCCCACCAATGTATATGACGACTGATTGGCACGCGGCGGAAAAATCGGTGCGTAAACTTGCCGCCTTACAACCCCGCATTGCCGGCACAGGGCATGGTTTCGTTATGCGCGGCAAGGAATTGCAAACGACGCTTAACTATTTGGCCAACAACTTCAGGCAGTTAGCGGTGCCAAAACACGGCCGTTATGTAAAACGTGCTGCCATGGCCGACGAAACCGGCGTTAAATACGTGCCATCGTATACAGAAACGCCCAACCTTAAGCTGAAAGCGGCTGCCGTGGCTTTAGGTGCTGCGGCGGTAGCGTTTTTGGTTACTAAAGCTGTAGCTAAAAGGTAG
- a CDS encoding tetratricopeptide repeat protein yields the protein MEESRLQKLLAFFENEPDDEFLKYALATEYLRLNDTGKALAYYEDLVNKHPNYTGTYYHLGKLYEALNRKDDAINIYQTGMRIAREKRDNHAYSELQAAYNQAAGLFDDDDDDY from the coding sequence ATGGAGGAGAGCAGGCTACAAAAGCTACTGGCATTTTTTGAAAACGAACCTGACGATGAGTTTTTAAAATATGCCTTGGCAACCGAATATCTACGACTGAACGACACCGGGAAAGCGCTGGCTTACTATGAGGACCTGGTGAACAAACATCCGAATTATACCGGCACTTACTATCACTTAGGCAAATTGTATGAGGCGCTTAACCGCAAGGATGACGCTATCAATATTTATCAAACCGGTATGCGCATTGCGCGCGAAAAGCGCGATAATCATGCTTATTCAGAATTGCAGGCAGCTTACAACCAGGCGGCAGGGTTATTTGATGATGACGATGATGATTATTGA